From the Rhodanobacter soli genome, one window contains:
- a CDS encoding glycosyltransferase family 2 protein, with protein sequence MRISVAVITYNWPEALERVLRALAAQTELPYEVIVTDDGSGPATRELLERVAVDYPVRLVHLWQPDEGARMSRARNRAIAAAQGDYVILLDGDMLAERHFIADHRAFARSGCFVQGSRVLTDATLTLRMLHEGMAAPDFFSRGIERRRHTLRLPLLARWYARPGTKQRGIKSCNMAFWRDDLLRLNGFNEAMTGWGREDTELAVRAFHAGLLRRELRFSALATHLYHPTRKHVVDNPNDRIVDDTRARGLVRCERGVDQHLAEFVHPPADLRALPAQES encoded by the coding sequence ATGCGGATCAGCGTTGCCGTGATCACCTACAACTGGCCCGAGGCGCTGGAACGGGTGCTGCGCGCTTTGGCGGCGCAGACCGAACTTCCGTATGAGGTGATCGTCACCGACGACGGTTCGGGGCCGGCCACGCGTGAACTGCTGGAGCGCGTGGCGGTGGACTATCCGGTGCGCCTGGTGCACCTGTGGCAGCCGGACGAGGGCGCGCGCATGAGCCGCGCGCGCAACCGCGCGATCGCCGCCGCGCAGGGTGATTACGTGATCCTGCTCGATGGCGACATGCTGGCCGAGCGGCATTTCATCGCCGACCATCGCGCGTTCGCGCGCAGCGGCTGCTTCGTGCAGGGTTCGCGCGTGCTGACCGACGCCACGCTGACCTTGCGCATGCTGCACGAAGGCATGGCGGCGCCGGATTTCTTCAGCCGCGGCATCGAGCGGCGCCGGCATACCTTGCGCCTGCCGCTGCTGGCGCGCTGGTACGCCCGGCCCGGCACCAAGCAGCGTGGCATCAAGAGCTGCAACATGGCGTTCTGGCGTGACGACCTGCTGCGCCTGAATGGCTTCAACGAGGCGATGACCGGCTGGGGCCGCGAGGACACCGAACTGGCCGTGCGCGCCTTCCATGCCGGCCTGCTCCGACGCGAACTGCGTTTCAGCGCGCTGGCGACGCATCTTTACCATCCCACCCGCAAGCATGTCGTGGACAACCCGAACGACCGTATCGTGGACGACACGCGGGCGCGCGGCCTGGTTCGTTGCGAGCGTGGCGTCGACCAGCACCTGGCCGAGTTCGTGCATCCGCCTGCCGACTTGCGCGCGCTTCCCGCTCAGGAAAGCTGA
- the rsmB gene encoding 16S rRNA (cytosine(967)-C(5))-methyltransferase RsmB, with product MKADTRALAARGLAEVALRGASLRDVMERNAPRLADPRDRALLMALLSEGARWWLRFDAAVDGLLEKSLRHKDPAVHALLVLGLVQLEILELQDYAAVAATVEAVRVLKRPQLAGLVNAVLRRWQRERESLLAKLDAKPQTRHAHPAWLADALQRDWPQQAETVMLADNREPPLMLRVNRQRSERATLLDRLQAAGYAATAHPWLSDALVLPHSADVTRMPGFEDGLFAVQDGAAQVAADLADLHDGLRVLDACAAPGGKACHLLERADIDLTALEFDAARAERIRQNLMRLRLNAKVVIGDAGAPKGWWNGQPFDRILIDAPCSATGVLRRRPDVRLHRRESDIAAMHAQQRRILSALWPLLAPGGRLVYITCSVLRAENEAIVVEWLAAQPEAQALPFTLPVGQAAAIGWQILPGDGDLDGMYYAVVQKPR from the coding sequence ATGAAGGCCGATACCCGCGCCTTGGCTGCCAGGGGACTGGCCGAAGTCGCCCTGCGCGGCGCCTCGTTGCGCGACGTGATGGAACGCAACGCGCCGCGCCTGGCCGATCCGCGTGACCGCGCCCTGCTGATGGCCCTGCTCAGTGAGGGCGCGCGCTGGTGGCTGCGCTTCGACGCGGCGGTCGACGGCCTGCTGGAAAAATCGCTGCGGCACAAGGATCCGGCCGTGCACGCGCTGCTGGTGCTGGGCCTGGTCCAGTTGGAAATCCTCGAACTGCAGGACTACGCGGCGGTGGCCGCCACGGTCGAGGCGGTGCGTGTGCTGAAGCGCCCGCAACTGGCCGGGCTGGTGAATGCCGTATTGCGGCGCTGGCAACGCGAACGCGAAAGCCTGCTGGCGAAGCTCGATGCCAAGCCGCAGACCCGCCATGCGCATCCGGCCTGGCTGGCCGACGCGCTGCAACGCGACTGGCCGCAGCAGGCCGAGACCGTGATGCTCGCCGACAACCGCGAGCCGCCGCTGATGCTGCGGGTCAATCGCCAACGCAGCGAACGCGCCACCCTGCTCGATCGGCTGCAGGCCGCCGGCTATGCGGCGACGGCGCATCCGTGGCTGAGCGACGCGCTGGTGCTGCCGCACAGCGCCGACGTCACCCGCATGCCCGGCTTCGAGGACGGCCTGTTCGCGGTGCAGGACGGCGCTGCACAAGTGGCCGCCGACCTCGCCGACCTGCATGACGGCCTGCGCGTGCTGGACGCCTGCGCCGCCCCTGGCGGCAAGGCCTGCCACCTGCTCGAGCGCGCCGACATCGACCTGACCGCGCTGGAGTTCGACGCCGCGCGCGCCGAACGCATCCGCCAGAACCTGATGCGGCTGCGCCTGAACGCCAAGGTGGTGATCGGCGACGCCGGCGCACCGAAGGGCTGGTGGAACGGCCAACCGTTCGACCGCATCCTGATCGACGCGCCGTGCTCGGCCACCGGCGTGCTGCGCCGCCGGCCGGACGTGCGCCTGCATCGGCGCGAGAGCGACATCGCTGCGATGCACGCACAGCAACGCCGCATCCTGTCCGCGCTGTGGCCGCTGCTGGCGCCGGGCGGACGGCTGGTCTACATCACCTGTTCGGTGCTGCGCGCGGAGAACGAGGCGATCGTGGTCGAATGGCTGGCGGCCCAACCCGAGGCCCAGGCGCTGCCGTTCACCCTGCCGGTTGGACAGGCCGCCGCGATCGGCTGGCAGATCCTTCCCGGCGACGGCGATCTGGACGGCATGTACTACGCGGTGGTGCAGAAGCCGCGCTAA
- a CDS encoding ArnT family glycosyltransferase, with protein sequence MKPCVPLSQARPLWLRSARRELLLFGVFALLLLGLGIGLRDPWPSDEPRFALVARLMVEHGQWLFPHRGHELYPDKPPVFMWLQALSYYLTHNWRIAFLLPSLAAALGALALVYDLARRLWNHRSALLAAATLLVTIHFTYQMRNAQIDPLLLGWITLANYGLLRHLLLGPSWRWFAAGCFFAGVGVATKGVGVLALLMLVPYLVARRGHWHPLALPTGGWRWAGGLALFFVPILGWLLPMLLVAHADGDPQHAEYVQNILFGQTVHRYATPTGHIHSPLYFLGIIVADWLPLSLLLPWALPAWWRRLQRRDARFLLPLGWILLVLLFFSFSPGKRDVYILPALPMTALALAPLLPGLLRRRGVRIAVFALTALLAGALTVAAALAIHRHPTWAIRIEQSLDPQIWWMLLGIGAAGLLIAAFTRIRRAPLGWLLFAGVLWAVYGLWGYPMLNGDRSAHDVMAQARAVAGPEAGIGLLAWKEQNLLMAQGPVAEFGFLKPWPQQYADAIAWLRQDPARRWIFSLDDAMGHCVDRRRAIHVGHANRREWWMFQLGAVAPGCTPGVSANQQADDAP encoded by the coding sequence GTGAAGCCTTGCGTACCTCTGTCCCAGGCCCGCCCGCTATGGCTGCGCAGCGCCCGCCGGGAGTTGTTGCTATTCGGCGTGTTCGCGCTGTTGCTGCTCGGCCTGGGCATCGGGCTGCGCGATCCGTGGCCGTCCGACGAACCGCGCTTCGCGCTGGTGGCGCGGCTGATGGTCGAGCACGGCCAGTGGCTGTTTCCGCATCGCGGCCATGAGCTGTACCCGGACAAGCCGCCGGTGTTCATGTGGCTGCAGGCGCTCAGCTACTACCTCACCCACAACTGGCGCATCGCCTTCCTGCTGCCGTCGCTGGCCGCCGCGCTGGGAGCGCTGGCATTGGTCTACGACCTGGCGCGCCGGCTGTGGAACCACCGCAGCGCGCTGCTGGCCGCGGCCACGCTGCTGGTCACCATCCACTTCACCTACCAGATGCGCAACGCGCAGATCGACCCGCTACTGCTGGGCTGGATCACCCTGGCCAACTACGGCCTGTTGCGCCACCTGCTGCTGGGGCCGTCATGGCGCTGGTTCGCCGCGGGCTGCTTCTTCGCCGGCGTGGGCGTGGCGACCAAGGGCGTCGGCGTACTGGCGCTGCTGATGTTGGTGCCGTACCTGGTCGCACGCCGAGGCCACTGGCACCCGCTGGCGCTGCCCACCGGCGGCTGGCGCTGGGCCGGCGGCCTGGCGCTGTTCTTCGTACCGATCCTGGGCTGGCTGCTGCCGATGCTGTTGGTCGCGCACGCCGACGGCGATCCGCAGCATGCCGAGTACGTGCAGAACATCCTGTTCGGGCAGACCGTGCATCGTTATGCCACGCCGACCGGGCACATCCACTCGCCGCTCTATTTCCTCGGCATCATCGTGGCCGACTGGCTGCCGCTGTCGCTGCTGCTGCCGTGGGCGCTGCCGGCATGGTGGCGCCGGCTGCAGCGGCGCGATGCGCGCTTCCTGCTGCCGCTGGGCTGGATCTTGCTGGTATTGCTGTTCTTCTCGTTCAGCCCGGGCAAGCGCGACGTCTACATCCTGCCGGCGCTGCCGATGACCGCACTGGCGCTGGCGCCGCTGCTGCCCGGCCTGCTGCGCCGGCGCGGGGTGCGCATCGCGGTGTTCGCGCTGACCGCGCTGCTGGCCGGGGCACTCACGGTCGCGGCCGCACTGGCGATCCACCGGCATCCGACGTGGGCGATCAGGATCGAACAAAGTCTGGACCCGCAGATCTGGTGGATGCTGCTCGGCATCGGCGCCGCCGGCCTGCTGATCGCCGCATTCACCCGGATCCGCCGCGCGCCGCTGGGCTGGCTGCTGTTCGCCGGCGTGCTGTGGGCGGTATACGGACTGTGGGGCTACCCGATGCTCAACGGCGACCGTTCCGCGCACGACGTGATGGCGCAGGCGCGTGCCGTCGCCGGGCCGGAGGCCGGCATCGGCCTGCTCGCCTGGAAAGAGCAGAACCTGCTGATGGCACAGGGGCCGGTCGCCGAATTCGGCTTCCTGAAACCATGGCCGCAGCAGTACGCCGACGCTATCGCCTGGCTGCGGCAGGATCCGGCACGGCGCTGGATCTTCAGCCTCGACGACGCAATGGGCCACTGCGTGGACCGCCGGCGCGCCATCCATGTCGGCCACGCCAATCGCCGCGAATGGTGGATGTTCCAGCTCGGCGCGGTGGCGCCCGGCTGCACGCCCGGCGTGAGCGCGAACCAGCAGGCCGACGACGCGCCCTGA
- a CDS encoding O-antigen ligase family protein → MREHPASWQIWTASLLLAVMPLCFAVSGRLKTVPMVLLFVAGLILLVTRAETRHACRLVWPVAAACALRLLYDIGNFLGHRLDWTTLDLPAQTLLFLGIAAVFTLPLKPRVIAIGFSLTTLLLGAASLYQRYVLGADRPYGLNGGDWAAVEFAMYLLVLALLSMLQALRPGTRRGDRWLHVAAVVVGLYGAVLTQSRGPLLSFAPIYLGLMLWYAMRSRRWRRMLALFAVTVLGMLAITATLHHEMVERLTDVPAEIASFNTGNSSDAAGAVGERLEMWRAAWQAFLEHPLAGIGLDQFGVYVREQVAVGNASPLIAKYVHPHSEYLESLVAGGLPALLVLLLFLAVPLVFFARHLNHAQEPVATAAAAGLMVIGMYGLCAFSDNVFYRAMPQSLYLFLVLGLAFSIGRLLHNAPPR, encoded by the coding sequence GTGCGTGAACACCCGGCTTCATGGCAGATCTGGACGGCTTCACTGCTGCTGGCGGTCATGCCCTTGTGTTTCGCCGTATCCGGACGGCTCAAGACCGTGCCGATGGTGCTGCTGTTCGTGGCTGGCCTGATCCTGCTGGTCACCCGCGCGGAAACCCGACACGCCTGCCGCCTGGTGTGGCCGGTGGCCGCCGCCTGCGCGCTGCGTCTGCTGTACGACATCGGCAACTTCCTCGGACACCGGCTCGACTGGACCACTCTCGACCTGCCGGCACAGACGCTGCTGTTCCTGGGCATCGCGGCCGTCTTCACCCTGCCGCTGAAGCCGCGCGTGATCGCGATCGGCTTCAGCCTGACCACCTTGCTGCTCGGTGCGGCCAGCTTGTACCAGCGCTACGTGCTGGGCGCCGACCGCCCGTACGGCTTGAACGGGGGCGACTGGGCCGCGGTCGAGTTTGCAATGTACCTGCTGGTGCTGGCGCTGCTGTCCATGCTGCAGGCGCTGCGTCCGGGCACCCGGCGCGGCGATCGTTGGCTGCATGTCGCGGCAGTGGTGGTCGGCCTGTATGGCGCGGTGCTGACCCAGAGCCGTGGCCCGCTGCTGTCGTTCGCCCCGATCTACCTCGGCCTGATGCTGTGGTACGCCATGCGTTCGCGGCGCTGGCGTCGCATGCTGGCCTTGTTCGCCGTGACCGTGCTCGGCATGCTGGCGATCACCGCCACCCTTCACCACGAAATGGTCGAGCGGCTGACCGATGTCCCGGCCGAGATCGCCAGCTTCAATACCGGGAACAGCAGCGACGCCGCCGGCGCCGTCGGCGAACGCCTGGAAATGTGGCGCGCCGCGTGGCAGGCCTTCCTCGAACACCCGCTGGCCGGCATCGGCCTGGACCAGTTCGGCGTCTACGTGCGCGAGCAGGTTGCCGTCGGCAACGCCAGCCCACTGATCGCCAAGTACGTGCACCCGCACAGCGAATACCTCGAATCGCTGGTGGCCGGCGGACTGCCCGCGCTGCTGGTGCTGCTGCTGTTTCTCGCCGTACCGCTGGTCTTTTTTGCCCGCCACCTCAACCATGCGCAGGAGCCGGTGGCCACGGCCGCCGCGGCCGGACTGATGGTGATCGGCATGTATGGTCTATGTGCGTTCAGCGATAATGTGTTTTATCGGGCGATGCCGCAATCGCTCTACCTGTTCCTCGTGTTGGGCCTGGCCTTCAGCATCGGCCGTCTGCTGCACAACGCTCCGCCCCGCTGA
- a CDS encoding glycosyltransferase, with protein MARINLLAWDNQRGLSHDIRLLSSTLVALGHQVHVTTLGPHRHDGRSKALLLHARMWWQRLRRADPRATPYDINIALEHVRPDWFGLARLNLLVPNPEWLSPRSQRYLARYDAILCKTRYAMELFTARGCRALHIGFRSTDCLLPEVPRQPTFLHLAGASRMKGTQRLLALWQRHPEWPKLLVLQSPRSATRLSGPAPANIEHRVGYSTDVHEIRQLQNAHLFHLCLSETEGWGHYLVEAMSCKAVVITCDAPPMNELVTPARGVLVKADDIGPFNLTTLHRFDEAALEAAIARLLAMPGHECAGLGERARAWFESNEAAFAARLDAALRQLS; from the coding sequence ATGGCCCGTATCAATCTGCTTGCGTGGGACAACCAGCGCGGTCTCAGCCACGATATCCGGCTGCTGTCCTCGACGCTCGTCGCGCTCGGCCACCAGGTCCACGTGACCACGCTCGGTCCGCACCGGCATGACGGCCGCAGCAAGGCCTTGCTGCTGCATGCGCGCATGTGGTGGCAACGCCTGCGCCGCGCCGACCCGCGCGCCACGCCGTACGACATCAACATCGCGCTGGAGCACGTGCGCCCGGACTGGTTCGGGCTGGCCCGGCTGAACTTGCTGGTGCCGAATCCGGAGTGGTTGTCGCCGCGCAGCCAGCGCTACCTGGCCCGCTACGACGCGATCCTGTGCAAGACCCGTTACGCCATGGAGCTGTTCACCGCACGCGGCTGCCGCGCCCTGCACATCGGCTTCCGCAGCACCGACTGTCTTCTGCCGGAAGTCCCGCGGCAACCGACCTTCCTGCATCTGGCCGGCGCCAGCCGGATGAAGGGCACGCAGCGGCTGCTGGCGCTGTGGCAACGGCATCCGGAATGGCCGAAACTGCTGGTGCTGCAGTCGCCGCGCTCCGCGACCCGCCTGAGCGGACCCGCTCCCGCCAACATCGAGCACCGGGTGGGCTATTCCACCGACGTGCACGAGATCCGCCAGCTGCAGAACGCGCACCTGTTCCACCTGTGCCTGTCGGAAACCGAAGGCTGGGGCCACTATCTCGTCGAGGCGATGAGCTGCAAGGCGGTGGTGATCACCTGCGACGCGCCGCCGATGAACGAACTGGTCACCCCGGCACGCGGCGTCCTGGTCAAGGCCGATGATATCGGGCCGTTCAACCTGACCACCTTGCACCGCTTCGACGAGGCGGCGCTGGAAGCCGCCATAGCGCGGCTGCTGGCGATGCCCGGGCACGAATGCGCAGGCCTGGGCGAACGAGCGCGGGCATGGTTCGAGTCGAACGAGGCGGCCTTCGCCGCACGGCTGGACGCCGCCCTGCGTCAGCTTTCCTGA